The DNA segment TATGCTTTAGTGCCAACGCCAGCGCtggagaaagtgaaagtgaaagccTGATTCAATGGCAGAAAATCCTCACATGTGTGAACGTGTACCAGCTCCATACAGAGCTTTGGGCTTATTATGTCTGCTCCCATGACGCTCATAACATAGAGTGGCATGATGATAAATGGTAGGGAATAACTTTTGAGCTGAGactgtggtctgtgtgtgtatgcatgtgtaagGTACTAGTCATATAAGCTGAGTATGTCAGAGCCCTCTTGGAGAAACCTCTTGGAGTGTTGCTGAGGAAGTCAAAAAGTATGGACAATCCTCTCATCTCGCTGTTAAACACCATCAAACCTGCCTTTGAGGACTGCACGAGGTACACAGAGCACTCTCTGGGTGTCTTTGAGAACACAAGAGACAGTAAGAGGGGACCGGGGTCTTGATGAAGCACACACTGTGGAAAGTAGAGCCCTACAAGGCATTGCATGGCACTGCTTCTGCTGCTCTACTTGTTCTCTGGTTGGAGGAGTTTAGTGGAGTGATTTTGCATTGCTGTCAATCTATTTCAGAATAATAAGAAGTTCCAAtcctgtgttttgaattttggtGGTGGGGCTGGTAggacaataataaaatgttacattaggCTCTTAAGCTCTCATCTGTCATCACATGTTTTAAACTTTGGTTCAGTTTTCCATTACATTACCTGGAGGTATTTGATTAGTCGAAAAAAAATGTCTAcctcttcaacacacacacacacacacacacatacacacacacacacagacacacacacacacacacacatatatacatataggCACACTTACACACAATCTTTGTGCCTCACCTGACAGGAGTCTTTCCCACCGAAGAAAGAGCCTGCACAGATCATGTTTTCTGTGATCctgaagtagtagtagtaccagCAGTTGGGAAAGAAGTCCACATTAACAGATCTCAACACAGGTGACACACTGTAGCTGTAGAGTGAGGTCACACCCCAGCCGCTGACTGTGCACGGGGTGAGGGAGGCCAAGGGTGGTGCATCACGTTCTGGAAAAAGTGCCACCTGGACTTTGTCATTGAGGATAGCTGGACGGTCCAGCTGACCCACAGAGAAGAGAACCCTCAGTCAGTCAATATAAAAAGCTAATACTGAAGattgtacattttatatttacattgcAAACAAATACCTCCTGGTGGTTGTGAAATGGCCTACTTTACTGTCTATGCTATTTATTAACAACTAACAAAGGCAGCATAATAACactgtataaaacaaaatacaatgaaAACCATGCCAACCACCACCAGCTCAGCAGTGCCTGAGCAGATCAGCTCAGCTTTCAGCTCTCCCCTTATTTAGTCTGTAGCTCAACCCCTGAATGCTGATACTCTAAATACATTTAGCTGACAAATGTTGACAATGCTGTATATTTAGGATTTTGAATccaggacttttacttgtaacagagtattttttttctaccttgTTCTAATGGTTCTTCTACTTAAGAATCctaaacctgtgtgtgtattgtgtaaaATGCAggattctgatttttttttttttttatttggcccATGCTAACGACTAAAAATCAGAATAGGtctgtatgttttaaaaaaaaagttctcttGTAAGTGCCccaaatgtataaaaatgcagCGCTACCCCTTTAAGTTGAATTATTTGGTAAGCATTGGCAATAAAATGGCATAACATGACACATATGTAAGAAGGGTCCCTTGAGAAGCAGGTCATGTGTGATGACATGACAGACAAAGTATCAGTAACCTAACCTGTCTTAAAATGGTTTCCATTCACAATATTAATCACAGGATGTATATCCAATTAATATCTGTATCAAAGCACAACCCTGTATCGTCCTTTACCTTAAGCAGCATGATATCATTGTCAAACGACCAGTGTTGGTACTGGTAGTGCCTGATGACTGCGGAGACACTGAACACCTGCTCGTGGCCCTCATTCTTTTGGAGGTTGTGCTCACTCAGAACCACTTTGATCATGTGTTGCCTGAGCACAGAAAAACgcaaaggagaaaggagagctTATGTACTAGACAtcagacaactttttttttttgtctatacAACTTTCATATTCAAATGCAAGGGGCAACTTCATGGATCTGGGCCTTGGTGTGGGTGCCAAATGCATAA comes from the Larimichthys crocea isolate SSNF chromosome VI, L_crocea_2.0, whole genome shotgun sequence genome and includes:
- the LOC104938995 gene encoding trypsin-3, whose amino-acid sequence is MPSSCHLSLLLLLVNLTSVYGSRIIGGEEVNPYTIKYQASLQFMNYHFCGGTLIHPQWVLSAAHCWRPQHMIKVVLSEHNLQKNEGHEQVFSVSAVIRHYQYQHWSFDNDIMLLKLDRPAILNDKVQVALFPERDAPPLASLTPCTVSGWGVTSLYSYSVSPVLRSVNVDFFPNCWYYYYFRITENMICAGSFFGGKDSCQGDSGGPLVCNGRFEGIVSWGIGCAYAYYPGVYTKVRNYVGWIDWVINKT